The segment CCCAAAAACCGGTAAAAATGACAAGTTGCTCCTATTTTCTCGGTTTATCGGTTTCATTACTTACCCGGAAACATtaaagtcccattattttacCATTATTTTCATTAAAGTCCTATTATTTTACATTAATTTAGGAGTTAttcgtaaattatggtaaaataatgggACTTTTTTAAAACCGGTTAAGTAATGAAACCGGTAAACCGGGAAAATAGGGCcaaatcgtcatttttaccggtaattatgactttttcataaacaaattttagtttgggaCTTTTTCGTAAATGAGggtaaaatattgggacttttccggAGATTTCCCTTAGGGCTACTTAGTTTTGTTATGGCCCATTAGAGTTATTTAGTTttgtttatggcccattagggtatTTTACTTCATTCTATGCCCATTATGGccaaaaatgttaaaataaatgaaaatgggtccaattagggcccatttaagggtcctaagcccaaaatagtcaaattgggagcttattggcccattaggcccaataaggaaatcctattcCGTAATGgatttaaaccgggatttctaggggttccaattctttgttgactatttgaagtgtttgtatagagtgtttgatggggattttgttgttattgaataagcatcatacatgcttccatatttttggttcacaattgttatcattgttgttgttacaaagcatcaaaattcctagttgtgacacgaTACCTAAAACTTTCCACTCAAATCAAAATGTACTTGAGACTTGTTTATTTTTTATGGGgtataatcaatgttttaaaaactgttATTTTAGTTGAACCAGTATGGATCGGTTTCCGGTTCAACTGGTTCGACCGTCGGCTCaaccggtttctataattttcatcaCTTTTTTGTTATTTTCCGACATATAATTAGACATCCACAAGTTTAAACATtgaaaatacacataaatacaagttcaaaattaatcaaaatacattaaaaacacataaacataagttgTACATCGATCCACGTacattaagaataaaataaaatttaatacatAAACAAAATATAGTAGTTTATATGAATACAAAAGCATTAAAAAACTTGATAACACTTACCACTTGTTTTTATTCAAAGAAAtctaaacatttttgaaaaaaaaaaacaaaaatttgttaTGTAAAGACCGACCAGTTCATTCTGGTTCAGAAATAAACAAGTCTCAAGTACAGATCAATTTATGAGCAGATCTGTCGGTGATGAAGCACCTCACCCTTTTGAACAGATCTAACAACCACCACCTCATCTCTATCCATCTCTCTTTAATGATGGTGGTCATGTGGTTCTGCATTCTAGGGTTTCAACTTTACAACCATGGTTTGATTTGGTTGGATAATGTAGGTCGGAGATGGCTGGTGAGTGGTGGTCGGAGATGCTCTCGCTTCTAGTTTATGTGTTTGGACAAAGATAGATAGAGAGGGTATATGAGGTCCAttactttaaataaaataaataaatatttaattaattaaatatatctaacaaataaaaataaatcaaaaacaaAAAGATATGAGCAAAATCGTCTTGTTATGACTGGAAAACAACATTAAGGATGAAGTGTGCCAATTTTAAACAAACGAGAGactgtccgagttaatttttgaaaatagggaccaAACTTGTTTTTTGACACCTATGCGAGGGACGAATCGCGTAATTTACTCTAACTTCGATATGTTATGTTAACTAAAAGCTTTCAGTCAAATCCAAATATACTTGCGACTTCTTTCTTTTTTATTGGGTATAATTTGATTGTGTAAGCCCAAATGAGGGATTAATTAGTGATTATCATTAAGACATTAACGCCACTTGGGTTCTTTACAAAACAAATGCAATATTTGATATGCGATATGCGATATGTTATGTTACGATACCTAAAAGCATTCAGTCAAATGTAAACTTACTTGCGACTTGTTTTATTTTTACTGGGTATAATTGGTTGGTGTAAGCCCAAATGGGGGCGTAATTTGTGATTATCATTATGACAATAGCCACTTGGGTAATTTCAAGATTTAAATCAAAGGCCTTTGGGTCCGATGGGGAAGTTTTGGcgactttgcttaaattgcatgcgTACGTTATTCACCTTTGCACATGCATACCAAATGAACatccaatatcacataacatcctATAAATACCCATATGTAATTCATCTCCCTCCATCATCCAACATCAGTTATCCAACAAAGTGACTACAACAATGGTGTCATTTAAACTCTCATTTACACTTGTTTATTTCTTTACCCTAGCAATTCCTCACACCATCAATGCCCAAAACTCCCAACAAGATTACTTAGATACTCACAATGTAGCTCGTGCCGAAGTGGGTGTCACAAACATTGTATGGAATGCCACTGTGGCTGCCTATGCTCAAAACTATGCTAACCAGAGCAAAGCCGACTGCAATCTTGTCAATTCTGGTGGACCTTATCGTGAGAACCTTGCTAAAGGTAGTGGTACCTTCTCAGGCACTGCAACAGTGAATTTATGGGTAGCTCAAAAGGCTTATTATGATTATGCCACAAATACTTGTGGTGGTGGACATGTTTGTGGTCACTATACTCAAGTGGTGTGGAGTAATTCTAATCAACTTGGATGTGCTAGGGTTCAGTGTACAAATAATAGTTGGTGGTTCGTTATTTGCAGCTATTATCCTAGTGGAAACATCAATGGCCAATCTCCTTACTAGTGAAATTGAGTGAAtagcaccgctcccaactccaaatcatgcgtgggatatctcgtctcatgcggcttcaactgccgcGACGCGTAGGCTATCatccgtcctctctgcatgaggaccgctccCAATCccatgatggatgcatcacataaCACTACAAAATCTTCAAATCCCTCAGGGAGAGTCCAGACTAGAGCCTCGCAAAGtcgctgtctgagggtctcaaatgccctatCCTACTCAGGGCCCTACCATAAATCCACCCCCTACTCGTcaaacgagtgaggggtacttcaatcttggagaaatcatgtatgaaaCTCCGGTAGTACCCAACGAATCCCATGaagctcctgatatccgagggagatttcggaacctcccactgcataatcccctcgatcttggccggatcgaccaaaatctcctcctggttaacgagatgtccaatgaactgaacctctcgtaaccaaaactcgcacttcatGAACTTAGCATAAAGTTGTTCCTGCCTCAAGACTCCCAATAGATCCtgaagatgctcctcgtgctgctctttggtcttggagtacaccaagatatcgtctatgaacatgatgaccgagcgatcaagcatcaatttgtagacccgattcatcaggtccataaacactGTCGGTGTGTtgatgagcccaaacggcatcaccacgaactcataatgtccataatgaCTCCAGAAcatggtcttctccacgtcctcctccctaaccctgacctgatggtacctgGACCTCatttctatcttggagaaccaagatgctccctgaaactGATCGAAAAGTTCATCTATCCTCGAGATTGGATAACGGTTCTTCGCCGTCAACATGTTCAACTCCCgttagtcaatgcacatccggtgtaaaccatccttcttcctggaGAAGAGAATCgacgctccccatggagaactgctcgtttcacacccccgaaccagacgacggaaacgtctgagggctgttgtgactcaattgaataccatcacaatgaatatacatgaaacataacatcattcatcaccatgcattgaaatattacaatcggtattgtttacatttagtacattgtttcaaaacattacatttccaaaacgtaaattgttcgatactaattaaacagaCAACATGACATCACTGGGTACATTTTTCATTcgaatttacctgttacctgagaatacaagtattttggaaaaacatcaacatatgaaatattggtgagttcataagtaaggtttgaaaagaaatgatttgtataattttgaaaaccacggaaaatccgatattttctaaaaagaaatgttCTATAtaggaaaaagtgtgaagatccgtaagtatgcttaaTGATTATTATGAATGTGAATAACTGTTAAACTTTGTATATATCACGTAGTTAAGAGCGTTGaatttcccaggaaaacccgatgtttgcCCAATACATTAAATTACGTAGCTGAGTTAGTATTATTCCGATACGACGttgtattcgataattccaggtgacattggattaattacgggttgtgagtcgttataatcacacattaatgaaaatgactagtttacaactatacaaatgatcccttaggcgtcgtccgtactactcacttaatccaaccaccctgatttctcatagccccacaaccgaggagaaaagagggtacgaagcccccgttatttccatgagtcgttcaaggctatcgtgaatgcgaaaggcccttggcccgactcgcatttgacttcttgactttgctagcagtaccaaaggacccttggggcccaacagcacaataaagctattgaaagtccttttacacgaaactaggtcatataaggcccaatagcatgtaagcgcgttcccttcgggcctaaagatcatgtcattgggctagctaggcccaacaagcacgatttgaaacttttgagcccaaagatggtgtattgacttctcgcaaattcccgcgtgtgtattgaagtatcattgtttattgatttttgattcgttattgattcgagaccgaatcaattcgtttagtaacgatattggtgttgaaagtgtatttattattacgttttgccggtagacgtagtactagtatttttatcttaagggatttgTTGTTTTAAGAATTAGAGTTTATCTTTTTAAGCCCTTTATTGGAtataatttacacttttaaccctttgtgtataaaagaatttccattttactccttaaactatttttcttgacactttagtatcaaaacttgttggaaagacatttttagcacaaatttacttgataaacagcttaagtccttcaaaaatgaaattttctcggttgaaacctccatttccactacttttacaattttggcccaaaaaggaaaaatttttgcatctttggtacctttttaatttgaaaagcatttttgacccttgaaattgACTTGGTACACTagaaatcccctgttttacagaaatgtgcagtttcagcccctccaaatCAAAAAtttcgcaatttggggctttattaggccgaaaagcccattttgtcccattatgtttaaaattcatattttaaccCCTCAAAAGTATTGATATTCAGAAAATACACATTAGAAACTGTTtagactcatctcaaccttcagaattcatatattgtcgttttgggccctttagttttgtatttttagcattttaagcccaaaaatgggttttaagtccaaaaatgttcatattaaccaacttggttatttttctagacttgattagtgtgaaatggtataagttatacttatttcattcatcatattgtagatctcgaTTTTTAGCTTCTTTTTGGCTAGTataaacatcacaatcacataagatcatacatataagcataaaaatcatacaaggcatacatatactcatagatctacacctttgcttgtattctcccccacaaaacttataaaaaccgaaaaagagggggtatgaagctcacctttgggtgtggtttcggtttttggaagaaaatgagaagaaaattcggccttagcaaccttccttggagatctcgaacttagagggtttctaagagagtgataatgatttttacatggattagaaggagatttttgataaaacaaagaacctagatcatagatccaaacttgatcttaccttagatgaagaatttatggagatatcttcttgaaagctccttagatctcgaaaatatggaggagatatgagggagttttcttgagagaaaaatgagtaaaatgtgtgtgtgtgtgtgtgcttgaaatcggccgagagcaagagagagagaaggagaaaaGAGTGGCTAAGCTTGGAAGTAtgtgagtgcatggatgtttgagttCTCATGCATGGATGTCCCATGAATAATggtgaggtgtcactcacaaagtcaactcctctttctcttgggcttgggccgagaatggggagggtgagaggaggtttttgggctttttgcccttaagcccatgttatagttaggttgaatgatttttggccctataaaaatagaaatgtgatttttatgctttattaggttacattaggttaattatggtccaatgaggtccattaaggtgttttatttcattctaggcccaatatggcccaaaatgttaaaatgaatgagagtgggtccaattagagcccatttaagagttctaagcccaaggtagtcgaattggaagcttattggtccattgggcccaataaggaagtcctagtccataatggacttaaacaagaacttctagggtttccaattgcttaatgactacattgaaatgcttgtatgaggtgtttgattgaaattctgttgttatagagtatgcatcatacatgctctcatgtctttgattaataatttggcttaagtgttgtagttacaaggcacaaaaatttctagttgtgatatcatccccccgttagagggaatttcgtcccgaaattctgtttgaaagctaggttTGAGAATGCTAGCATAGATGAGCGTACTTtttcttcatttggtcttcgcgttcccacgtgaattctggcccacgcttcgcgttccaccgtactttcacgatcgggatgcgactttgcttagtacgcttcacctccctgtccatgatttcgactggttcttcaacgaatagaagattctcgttgatttcaatctcgtcaaggggaatgacgagtgtttcatctgataggaacttctttagattggagacatggaacacggggtgtacactgtttagctccgcgggtagctgcggtttgtacgccactggacctattcgggcaacgatctcaaaaggtccaatgtatcgtgggttcagttttcccagttttccgaaacgaatgactcctttccaaggtgagacttttaacaacactcgatccccgacctgaaactctaagggctttcgccgtttatcggcgtagctcttctgtcgttcgcgtgatgcttgtaatcgagctctgatttgaactatcttttttctgtggtttcacgaatgatctccggtcccgttagcgccttGTCCGATGTTAGTGTCtatgctagctgggtgtcgcccacctcagcccaacacaacggtgatctacacttacgtccatatagtgcttcgaaaggagcgactttgatgctcgaatggtaactgttgttataagagaattcaactaagggtaagtggatgtcccaagacttcccaaagtctatcacacatgcgcgaagcatgtcttcgagcgtctgaatggttcgttcgctttgaccgtccgtttgtgggtgataagcggtgctcatgtcgagatgggttccaagtgctttctgaagtgattgccaaaaacgtgaagtgaatctactgtctctatctgagatgatagaaaCTAGTATTCCATGAAGTCTCacaatttctcgaatgtataaacgcgtcagtctctccatcttgtaggattcttttattggtaggaaataagcggatttcgtcagtcggtcgactattacccatatggtgtctagtccatctgACGTCTtaggtagtttggtcacaaaatccatagaaatcccattccatttccactcgggaattaccggttgctgtaataaccccgagggattctggtactccacctttacattggcacaagtaaggcatttactgacataggtggcaatttctgccttcatgttaggccaccaatagtgttgtttaatatccaaatacatcttgtccgaaccaggatggatagagtatcgcgtcttgtgagcttcatccatgactacctccctaaatcctctgagtctagggacccaaatacggttcatgaaatagtatactccgttctcctttacctctagattcttctccatcccgcgtaatgcttcgcttgatctgttttccgttttcatggcctctgactgggctaccccgatctgagtggttaggtgagattggatggttattgagagagtttttgcacgacgattagagtactccttccgactcaatgcatcagctaccacgttggccttgcccgggtggtacttgatttcacactcgtaatcgtttaataattcaacccatcttcgttgcctcatattcaactctttctgattcaagatatgttggagacttttgtggtccatgaagatggtgcacttcgtaccataaaggtaatgcctccaaattttcagagcaaagaccaccgctcccaattccagatcatgggttgtataattcacttcgtgtgtcttcagttggcgggatgcataagctatcactcttccacgctgcatgagaacgcaacctaaaccttgatgtgacgcgtcacagtagaccacgaaatcttccgttccctctggtagagatagtaccggggtGCTGCAGAGCATCTGCTTCAGGGTTCgaaatgcaacttcttgtttgtctgtctatttgaatggtacgcccttttgtgtaagtgaggtaagtggcttggcgatcttagagaagttttgaatgaacctcctatagtagcccgccaggcctaagaattgacgaatttatgtgggtgttgTTGAAACGGCCCATCCTtcaacggctttgaccttagaaggatccacatgaattccatcttggctaacaacatggcctaggaagttcacgctacggagccataactcacacttggagagttttgcgtatagatTTTCCGTTCGcagggtttctaggatttgtcgtagatgttggccatgctcttcttcgcttcgggaataaacgagaatgttgtctatgaagacgatgacaaagttgtcgaggaatggtcgacatattcggttcatcagatccataaatgcggcagggtcatttgttagaccgaagggcattacgacaaattcataatgtccgtaacgagttcggaaagcagtttttggaatatcctcttcccagaccttgagttgatggtatccggaccgtagatctatcttagagaagtaactagctccttggagctggtcaaatagatcgtcgattcgtgggagtggatagcgattttttacagtgagtttatttaactccctgtaatcgatgcatattcaaaaagatccatccttctttttgacaaagaggactggagcaccccatggcgagtagctgggtcggatgaatccctttcccaggagttcgttgagttgactggacaattcctgcatttcagcaggggcTATCCGGTAGGGCGATTTAGCGAGAgcggttgctcctggaacgaggtcgattcggaactcaacttgtctctctgggggtactccaggaagatcttcaggaaatatgtCCGGGAATTCACAAGCTacgggaatgtcttgaatgttaacctcttccttggttttatccactatgtgagccagaaacgtcaaatcgttctttcgtagatgcttctgtgcctggatgcacgagatgaggcgaaggttcgtgctaggtttgtctccgtaaataactagggtttcgtgattggggaggtgaaggcgaacggccttctcgtgacacataatttcagcatggtgggggcttaaccagtccatgccaataatcacatcgaaactcctaatggaaataggcattaagtctattcgaaagacgtgttgatttaaggttagggtacatctggtgtagatttccccagtggattcggttttcccattggccatttccaccgtaaaggtttcattgagcttctggggttgttgttttaataaatgtttaaaacttattgctcacaaaacttcgctcggctccagtgtcaaataggatgcatgcataagtgatATTAGTtcggcagcataacggctctatgagtagtgtagtcacttaaacatagagttggGGTACATAGCATAAATCCTAATGGCCTAGTCAGATAAGCCTATCCCTAACACTCCGTGGTGCGTCCTATATAGTGGCGGGGTCATATGTCGAAATGTTGAGCCAGCAACTGAGCCATCTCAG is part of the Lactuca sativa cultivar Salinas chromosome 7, Lsat_Salinas_v11, whole genome shotgun sequence genome and harbors:
- the LOC111904259 gene encoding pathogenesis-related protein 1A; amino-acid sequence: MVSFKLSFTLVYFFTLAIPHTINAQNSQQDYLDTHNVARAEVGVTNIVWNATVAAYAQNYANQSKADCNLVNSGGPYRENLAKGSGTFSGTATVNLWVAQKAYYDYATNTCGGGHVCGHYTQVVWSNSNQLGCARVQCTNNSWWFVICSYYPSGNINGQSPY